Proteins encoded in a region of the Corynebacterium genitalium ATCC 33030 genome:
- a CDS encoding thiolase family protein translates to MSEAVYITQAKRTPIGTFGGSLSKTPTIDLGAHIAKAVIEESGVSADNFDSAVWANVVTTIPRDNYTSRAVSLEAGMPNSSHAYGVNRLCGSGVQAIISAAQQLMTDDAKLSIAGGVEIMSQAPYSVEGMRQGRKMGDGRLIDWLTGALTDPMGNGGMGITAENIAAKVGISRERQDEYALQSQERAAAAIANGEFEEQIVPVGEFTTDEHPRQTTLEKLAGLRPSFSKEGTVTAGNSSGINDAAAATVMTNESGLKEFGLEPMAKIVSWGLAGCDPATMGLGPIGAVPKALDKAGLDLNDIKLIESNEAFAAQCIAVADGLGFDNEKTNIQGGAIALGHPIGATGVILTTKLIHQLKNAGGGLGLVTACIGGGQGIALVLEV, encoded by the coding sequence ATGTCTGAAGCTGTTTACATCACCCAGGCCAAGCGCACCCCGATCGGCACCTTCGGCGGCTCGCTGTCGAAGACGCCGACCATTGACCTCGGCGCGCACATCGCCAAGGCTGTGATCGAGGAGTCCGGCGTTTCCGCTGACAACTTCGACTCTGCAGTGTGGGCCAACGTGGTCACCACCATCCCGCGCGACAACTACACTTCCCGTGCGGTTTCCCTTGAGGCGGGCATGCCCAACAGCTCCCACGCCTACGGTGTGAACCGCCTGTGCGGTTCCGGCGTGCAGGCCATCATCTCCGCTGCCCAGCAGCTGATGACCGATGATGCGAAGCTCTCCATTGCCGGCGGTGTGGAGATCATGTCCCAGGCTCCGTACTCCGTCGAGGGCATGCGCCAGGGCCGCAAGATGGGCGACGGACGCCTGATCGACTGGCTCACCGGTGCTCTCACTGACCCGATGGGCAACGGTGGCATGGGCATCACCGCCGAGAACATCGCAGCCAAGGTGGGCATTTCCCGTGAGCGCCAAGACGAGTACGCCCTGCAGTCCCAGGAGCGCGCCGCTGCAGCAATCGCCAACGGCGAGTTCGAAGAGCAGATCGTTCCGGTCGGCGAGTTCACCACGGACGAGCACCCGCGCCAGACCACGCTGGAGAAGTTGGCGGGGCTGCGCCCGTCGTTTAGCAAGGAAGGCACCGTCACCGCGGGTAACTCGTCGGGCATTAACGACGCTGCTGCTGCCACCGTCATGACCAACGAGTCCGGCCTCAAGGAATTCGGCCTGGAGCCGATGGCGAAGATCGTCTCCTGGGGCCTGGCTGGCTGCGACCCGGCCACCATGGGTCTCGGCCCGATCGGCGCTGTGCCGAAGGCTCTGGACAAGGCGGGCCTGGACCTGAACGACATCAAGCTCATCGAGTCCAACGAGGCTTTCGCCGCACAGTGCATCGCTGTCGCAGACGGCCTCGGCTTCGACAACGAAAAGACCAACATCCAGGGTGGCGCTATCGCTCTCGGCCACCCGATCGGCGCTACCGGCGTCATCCTGACCACCAAGCTCATCCACCAGCTGAAGAACGCTGGCGGCGGCCTGGGCCTGGTCACCGCGTGCATCGGTGGCGGCCAGGGCATCGCTCTCGTACTGGAGGTTTAA
- a CDS encoding 3-hydroxyacyl-CoA dehydrogenase/enoyl-CoA hydratase family protein, whose amino-acid sequence MTSKAQDITTAAVLGAGSMGAGIAAHMANAGIKVHLLDLPNEEGDRDGRAQNGIDTQIKRHGFQRPEYAKLVTPGNTEDHLDRLGEVDWIVEAVFEDIQVKRDTFAKVDAHRKPGTPVSSNTSTIPLEVLLGEASEEFKRDFSITHFFNPPRVMRLVEYVEGPETSAEINEQMHHVLERQMGKVVVDCRDTPGFIANRIGNFWMAVGAKTAFDQGIKPEQADVAFGRPFGVPRTGIFGLFDYVGIQLVPGIWGSLLKALPESDAYHEYNIVEREEFKTLLDKGFTGRTAESGFYRGRDEVYDFAAGDYRPKESFEVPKDAKELMDSGTPEGEYAKEVFKTFIKYCCDTAPEITDTVDQIDIAMQLGYGWKKGPFELADSIGIDYVASLFDDTPALLESAKNAGGFYADGKVLGTDGTLTDFPEREGVIKVAELVDGAEVVAENDDAAVYKLGEGDYAGFGVFTYKTPMNSNSNNVTELLTHAHEWDLKGLVIANDEERAFSAGADLGTIAKLSGPEGDNEALRRTIQQGIDGFRALRTAPYPVVGAVRGVALGGGMEILLHTDASVIHAETRVGFPERNVGLFPGWSGPVRLLERLVELDVPNPHKVAFDALLGTVKPVPAANIDFWRDNDEIIQSPDHVVEGALELVKKLADGYTAPADAELPLTNETLEYTEGSETDAAIGEALASVFAGEGTASEEELGKRQSEAAAKVLARQENHDRAVAMATTRKPLNN is encoded by the coding sequence ATGACTTCGAAGGCTCAAGACATTACAACTGCTGCAGTGCTCGGCGCTGGATCCATGGGTGCCGGCATCGCCGCGCACATGGCCAACGCAGGCATCAAGGTTCACCTGCTCGACCTGCCGAATGAGGAAGGTGACCGCGACGGCCGCGCCCAGAACGGCATTGACACCCAGATCAAGCGCCACGGTTTCCAGCGCCCTGAGTACGCCAAGCTGGTCACCCCGGGCAACACCGAGGACCACCTGGACCGCCTCGGCGAGGTCGACTGGATCGTGGAGGCTGTCTTCGAGGACATCCAGGTCAAGCGCGACACCTTCGCCAAGGTCGACGCGCACCGCAAGCCGGGCACCCCGGTGTCCTCCAACACCTCCACCATTCCGCTGGAGGTCCTGCTGGGTGAGGCGTCTGAGGAGTTCAAGCGCGACTTCTCCATCACCCACTTCTTCAACCCGCCGCGCGTGATGCGCCTGGTCGAGTACGTCGAGGGCCCGGAGACCTCTGCCGAGATCAACGAGCAGATGCACCACGTGCTCGAGCGTCAGATGGGCAAGGTCGTCGTGGATTGCCGCGACACCCCGGGCTTCATCGCCAACCGCATCGGCAACTTCTGGATGGCTGTCGGCGCCAAGACCGCGTTCGACCAGGGCATCAAGCCGGAGCAGGCTGACGTCGCTTTCGGCCGCCCGTTCGGCGTGCCACGCACCGGCATCTTCGGCCTGTTCGACTACGTGGGCATCCAGCTCGTCCCGGGCATCTGGGGCTCGCTGCTCAAGGCCCTGCCGGAGTCGGACGCGTACCACGAATACAACATCGTCGAGCGCGAGGAGTTCAAGACCCTCCTGGACAAGGGCTTCACCGGCCGCACCGCCGAGTCCGGCTTCTACCGCGGCCGCGACGAGGTCTACGACTTCGCGGCCGGCGATTACCGCCCGAAGGAGTCCTTCGAGGTGCCGAAGGACGCCAAGGAGCTGATGGACTCCGGCACCCCGGAGGGTGAGTACGCGAAGGAGGTCTTCAAGACCTTCATCAAGTACTGCTGCGACACCGCTCCGGAGATCACCGACACCGTCGACCAGATCGACATCGCCATGCAGCTCGGTTACGGCTGGAAGAAGGGCCCGTTCGAGCTCGCTGATTCCATTGGCATTGACTACGTCGCCTCGCTTTTCGACGACACCCCCGCCCTCCTCGAGTCCGCCAAGAACGCAGGCGGGTTCTACGCCGACGGCAAGGTGCTGGGCACCGACGGTACCCTGACCGATTTCCCGGAGCGCGAAGGCGTGATCAAGGTTGCAGAGCTGGTCGACGGTGCTGAGGTCGTCGCTGAGAACGATGACGCTGCAGTGTACAAGCTCGGTGAGGGCGACTACGCAGGCTTCGGTGTCTTCACTTACAAGACCCCGATGAACTCCAACTCTAACAACGTCACAGAGCTGCTGACCCACGCCCACGAGTGGGACCTCAAGGGCCTGGTCATCGCTAATGACGAGGAGCGTGCGTTCTCCGCCGGCGCCGACCTGGGCACCATTGCGAAGCTGTCTGGCCCGGAGGGTGACAATGAGGCGCTTCGCCGCACGATCCAGCAGGGTATCGATGGTTTCCGCGCACTGCGCACCGCCCCGTACCCGGTTGTCGGCGCTGTTCGCGGTGTCGCGCTCGGCGGCGGCATGGAAATCCTGTTGCACACCGACGCGTCCGTCATCCACGCCGAGACCCGTGTGGGCTTCCCGGAGCGCAACGTTGGCCTGTTCCCCGGCTGGTCCGGCCCGGTGCGCCTGCTGGAGCGCCTGGTGGAACTCGATGTGCCGAACCCGCACAAGGTCGCGTTCGACGCGTTGCTGGGCACCGTTAAGCCGGTGCCGGCTGCGAACATCGACTTCTGGCGTGACAACGACGAGATCATCCAGTCCCCGGACCACGTCGTCGAGGGTGCGCTGGAGCTGGTGAAGAAGCTTGCCGACGGCTACACCGCCCCGGCCGACGCCGAACTCCCTCTCACGAACGAGACCCTCGAGTACACCGAGGGCTCCGAGACCGACGCCGCCATCGGCGAGGCCCTCGCCTCCGTCTTCGCCGGTGAAGGCACTGCCTCCGAGGAGGAGCTGGGTAAGCGCCAGTCCGAGGCAGCCGCCAAGGTTCTGGCCCGCCAGGAGAACCACGACCGCGCAGTGGCTATGGCCACCACGCGTAAGCCGCTGAACAATTAG
- a CDS encoding DUF4233 domain-containing protein yields MTRSPRKPRESRRSDDIEYGPLGPGQEPVKDPMKGLSGVMSGTLIMEAITIFLCLTVILKIQEGALWTTFNWVFVTVMGFAHLIAAFVQRRPGALWLNLGLQVPLIVVGFFIHWSVGAVGIMFAIVWFLVVQMRSDILERQRRGLLTTQHLGT; encoded by the coding sequence ATGACACGAAGCCCTCGCAAGCCGCGCGAGTCTCGTCGATCTGACGACATCGAGTACGGCCCGCTCGGCCCCGGCCAGGAGCCGGTCAAGGACCCGATGAAGGGCCTGTCCGGAGTGATGTCCGGAACCCTCATCATGGAGGCCATCACGATCTTCCTCTGCCTGACCGTGATTCTGAAAATCCAGGAAGGCGCGCTGTGGACCACCTTCAACTGGGTGTTCGTCACCGTGATGGGCTTCGCCCACCTCATTGCCGCGTTCGTGCAGCGCCGACCGGGCGCGCTGTGGTTGAACCTGGGGTTGCAGGTACCGCTGATTGTGGTCGGTTTCTTCATCCACTGGTCCGTCGGCGCTGTGGGGATCATGTTCGCCATCGTGTGGTTCCTGGTTGTCCAGATGCGTTCGGACATTTTGGAGCGTCAGCGCCGAGGACTGCTGACCACGCAGCACTTGGGGACCTAA
- a CDS encoding GNAT family N-acetyltransferase, whose amino-acid sequence MELVPWDQVDEIPDVADDILESVEDELTVRFTHVPHPYTQDHLRSFMDAPPTGVTRWVIVVEGRYAGNIEMRQQSGHEAKLGYTAAPWARGRGVMADAVRAVTQHAHEAGIHRVELRAAVDNHASRRVAERAGFTFEGIYRDAELLRGEYNDLAVYSHLATDAD is encoded by the coding sequence ATGGAACTTGTCCCGTGGGACCAGGTCGATGAGATCCCCGACGTCGCTGACGACATTCTGGAATCCGTCGAAGACGAACTGACGGTGCGCTTCACACATGTCCCGCATCCGTACACGCAGGATCATCTGCGGTCCTTCATGGACGCTCCTCCAACCGGGGTGACGCGGTGGGTGATCGTTGTGGAGGGGCGCTATGCCGGAAACATTGAAATGCGGCAGCAGTCCGGTCACGAGGCTAAACTGGGCTACACGGCCGCCCCGTGGGCGCGTGGGCGCGGTGTCATGGCCGATGCGGTGCGTGCCGTTACACAGCACGCACATGAGGCTGGCATCCACCGCGTCGAGCTACGCGCCGCAGTGGATAACCACGCTTCTCGTCGGGTCGCGGAGCGAGCCGGATTCACGTTTGAGGGAATCTATAGGGATGCCGAGCTGCTGCGTGGCGAGTACAACGACCTTGCGGTGTACTCGCACCTGGCTACAGACGCCGACTAG